In Zingiber officinale cultivar Zhangliang chromosome 3B, Zo_v1.1, whole genome shotgun sequence, a single window of DNA contains:
- the LOC121967285 gene encoding G-box-binding factor 1-like, which produces MGSHKEKTATAKLSPEAPSKGPLEPQPTPLTAVHPMHAFYGHGVPAVMPQAFYSASPIAAGQPMVWGPQQVIPPPFGSPIPYASFYPHGGFYAQPQMNVGIAYRTTETEGRSSELKEQHPASKEASGGESRRKRENNGKGASSVGEDASHSDHTETEGSSDTVGDDGQPKVHYSTGKRDHEIVVAKGGTSRSLSNDEHNGVSGQSSYSGRVRTAKKLQVSAPGRAALPGSQNNMNTEMDLLGSSLAGSVPMYARPNGTNSGAILDERDQRREKRKQSNRESARRSRMRKQQECEELERKVTDLSNENSALRLELQNLKKLCEGMETENRTILEDLKQSRGSETLSKLSISMN; this is translated from the exons ATGGGTTCCCACAAGGAGAAGACCGCCACCGCCAAATTGTCGCCGGAAGCTCCCTCCAAGGGCCCACTAGAACCGCAACCGACGCCGTTGACCGCCGTCCACCCCATGCACGCCTTCTACGGGCACGGAGTCCCGGCCGTGATGCCCCAGGCCTTCTATTCCGCTTCTCCGATCGCCGCGGGGCAGCCGATGGTCTGGGGACCTCAG CAAGTGATTCCGCCACCCTTTGGAAGTCCGATCCCGTACGCTTCGTTCTACCCCCATGGAGGATTTTATGCTCAACCGCAGATGAACGTG GGCATAGCTTACCGTACGACTGAAACTGAAGGGAGATCCTCGGAGCTGAAGGAGCAGCATCCAGCAAGCAAGGAAGCTTCTGGAGGGGAATCTCGAAGGAAAAGAGAGAATAACGGTAAAGGAGCCTCCAGTGTTGGGGAGGATGCCTCGCACAG TGATCATACCGAAACAGAGGGGTCGTCTGATACTGTAGGAGACGATGGCCAACCAAAG GTACATTACTCGACTGGAAAGAGAGATCATGAAATTGTAGTTGCAAAAG GAGGAACCTCTCGTTCCCTTAGCAATGATGAACATAATGGCGTTAGCGGTCAATCATCTTATAGTGGAAGGGTGCGAACTGCCAAAAAACTACAAGTATCTGCCCCAGGAAGAGCAGCACTTCCAGGTTCTCAAAATAATATGAATACTGAGATGGACTTGTTGGGTTCTTCCCTTGCTGGATCTGTCCCCATGTATGCTAGGCCTAATGGGACAAATTCAGGAGCAATATTG GATGAACGTGATCAGAGGAGGGAGAAACGAAAACAATCTAACAGAGAATCTGCTAGAAGATCAAGGATGAGGAagcag CAAGAATGTGAAGAATTGGAAAGGAAAGTGACCGATTTGAGCAATGAAAACAGTGCCCTCAGATTAGAACTTCAAAATCTCAAGAAGTTGTGCGAGGGAATGGAAACTGAGAACAGAACTATCTTG GAGGATCTAAAACAATCTAGAGGATCAGAGACTTTGTCCAAGCTTAGCATCAGCATGAACTGA
- the LOC121967284 gene encoding uncharacterized protein LOC121967284, whose protein sequence is MDLQLEELQSLSAADVLRESVAVPRAAPRTFAALTLALVFPFSFAVLAHSLFTHPLLLHLRHNPSSAAADWILLLLYLFLYLLFLFTFSLLSTAAVVFTVASLYAAKPVSFASSLSAVRPIFPRLFRTFLWVALLMLVYNLALVLALLPLLLAPSSPLVIILIALVLLVFLAAHVYISALWHLASVVSVLEPLCGLAAMAKSRDLLRGRVRMAAVLVVAYLTACGLVGIIFRAVVVKGPREEGSLGVTSVSTKVLIGGALVAVLVVVNLVGLLVQSVFYYVCKSYHHQQIDKSALYDHLGEYLGEYVPLKSSIQLENL, encoded by the coding sequence ATGGATCTACAGCTGGAAGAGCTGCAATCCTTGTCGGCGGCGGACGTGCTCCGGGAATCGGTGGCGGTACCGCGCGCCGCCCCGCGCACCTTCGCCGCCCTCACCCTTGCCCTCGTCTTCCCCTTCTCCTTCGCGGTCCTCGCTCACTCCCTCTTCACCCAccccctcctcctccacctccgCCACAACccctcctccgccgccgccgacTGGATCCTCCTCCTCCTATACCTCTTCCTctatctcctcttcctcttcaccTTCTCTCTGCTCTCCACCGCTGCAGTCGTCTTCACCGTCGCCTCCCTCTACGCTGCCAAGCCCGTTTCCTTCGCCTCCTCCCTCTCCGCCGTCCGCCCCATCTTCCCTCGCCTCTTCCGCACCTTCCTATGGGTCGCCCTCCTCATGCTCGTCTACAATCTCGCACTCGTCCTCGCcctcctccctcttctcctcgCTCCCTCATCCCCCCTGGTTATCATCCTCATCGCCCTCGTCCTCCTCGTATTCCTCGCCGCCCACGTCTACATCTCCGCACTGTGGCACCTCGCCAGCGTCGTCTCCGTCCTCGAGCCCCTCTGCGGCCTCGCGGCTATGGCCAAGAGCCGCGACCTCCTCCGCGGCCGTGTCCGCATGGCGGCCGTCCTTGTCGTCGCCTACCTCACCGCGTGTGGTCTGGTCGGAATTATCTTCCGTGCTGTCGTTGTGAAGGGCCCCCGCGAGGAGGGCAGCCTTGGCGTCACTAGCGTCTCCACCAAGGTTCTTATCGGCGGCGCCCTTGTGGCCGTGCTTGTTGTTGTGAACCTCGTCGGCCTGCTCGTGCAGAGCGTCTTCTACTATGTCTGCAAGAGTTACCACCACCAGCAGATCGACAAGAGTGCCCTGTATGACCACTTGGGCGAGTATCTCGGTGAGTACGTGCCGCTCAAAAGCTCCATCCAATTGGAAAACCTGTGA